A genomic window from Solanum dulcamara chromosome 11, daSolDulc1.2, whole genome shotgun sequence includes:
- the LOC129872302 gene encoding thaumatin-like protein 1 isoform X1 — MRISMAISTSLMILSLLLITFCQGILGATFTFVNKCDHTVWPGILGSPKLDSTGFELTKDTSRSFQAPTGWSGRFWGRTGCNFDDLGIGSCATADCGSGQMECNGGGAATPATLAEFTLGSGSQDFYDVSLVDGYNLPMMVEVSGGSGPCASTGCNVDLNQKCPTELRVDGGGACRSACDAFKTPQYCCEGAYASPATCSPSVYSQMFKSACPKSYSYAYDDVTSTFTCSNANYIITFCPSSLPSNKSSKSDGSTDESGSESGSGALSGSESGSDSKPLPGSESGSGSGAMGQTMLVDGSWLASLATGSSASNQPSTIIQFIPLMVAFVLFIGSLVKL, encoded by the exons ATGAGAATCTCTATGGCTATCTCCACATCTTTGATGATTCTGAGCCTTCTTTTGATCACCTTCTGTCAAG GTATATTGGGGGCTACGTTTACATTTGTGAATAAGTGTGACCATACTGTGTGGCCTGGAATTTTGGGTAGTCCAAAACTGGACAGCACTGGTTTCGAGCTAACCAAAGACACTTCTCGTTCATTTCAAGCGCCGACCGGCTGGTCAGGCCGTTTCTGGGGCCGAACGGGCTGCAATTTCGACGACTTGGGAATCGGTTCATGTGCAACAGCCGATTGTGGTTCTGGACAGATGGAGTGCAACGGCGGAGGAGCCGCAACTCCGGCGACGCTAGCAGAGTTTACACTCGGGTCAGGTTCTCAAGATTTCTATGACGTGAGCCTAGTGGACGGGTACAATTTGCCTATGATGGTGGAGGTGAGTGGCGGGTCAGGTCCTTGTGCATCGACGGGTTGCAacgtggacttgaaccaaaaaTGCCCGACGGAGCTGAGGGTGGACGGCGGCGGCGCTTGTAGGAGCGCGTGTGATGCTTTCAAGACTCCACAATACTGTTGTGAAGGTGCTTATGCTTCGCCGGCGACGTGCTCGCCGTCGGTGTACTCGCAGATGTTCAAGTCGGCGTGTCCAAAATCCTATAGCTATGCATATGACGATGTGACAAGTACATTCACATGTTCTAATGCCAATTACATCATCACATTTTGTCCTTCATCTCTGCCCag CAACAAATCTTCAAAATCAGACGGATCGACAGATGAATCAGGAAGCGAGTCAGGTTCTGGGGCTCTTTCAGGTTCTGAATCAGGATCAGATTCCAAACCACTACCTGGTTCTGAATCAGGATCAGGGTCAGGGGCGATGGGTCAGACAATGCTAGTGGATGGATCTTGGTTAGCAAGTTTGGCTACGGGGAGCTCGGCTAGTAATCAACCTTCGacaattattcaatttatacCACTAATGGTGGCTTTTGTACTTTTTATAGGTTCACTTGTGAAATTATAG
- the LOC129872302 gene encoding thaumatin-like protein 1 isoform X2, translating into MRISMAISTSLMILSLLLITFCQGILGATFTFVNKCDHTVWPGILGSPKLDSTGFELTKDTSRSFQAPTGWSGRFWGRTGCNFDDLGIGSCATADCGSGQMECNGGGAATPATLAEFTLGSGSQDFYDVSLVDGYNLPMMVEVSGGSGPCASTGCNVDLNQKCPTELRVDGGGACRSACDAFKTPQYCCEGAYASPATCSPSVYSQMFKSACPKSYSYAYDDVTSTFTCSNANYIITFCPSSLPR; encoded by the exons ATGAGAATCTCTATGGCTATCTCCACATCTTTGATGATTCTGAGCCTTCTTTTGATCACCTTCTGTCAAG GTATATTGGGGGCTACGTTTACATTTGTGAATAAGTGTGACCATACTGTGTGGCCTGGAATTTTGGGTAGTCCAAAACTGGACAGCACTGGTTTCGAGCTAACCAAAGACACTTCTCGTTCATTTCAAGCGCCGACCGGCTGGTCAGGCCGTTTCTGGGGCCGAACGGGCTGCAATTTCGACGACTTGGGAATCGGTTCATGTGCAACAGCCGATTGTGGTTCTGGACAGATGGAGTGCAACGGCGGAGGAGCCGCAACTCCGGCGACGCTAGCAGAGTTTACACTCGGGTCAGGTTCTCAAGATTTCTATGACGTGAGCCTAGTGGACGGGTACAATTTGCCTATGATGGTGGAGGTGAGTGGCGGGTCAGGTCCTTGTGCATCGACGGGTTGCAacgtggacttgaaccaaaaaTGCCCGACGGAGCTGAGGGTGGACGGCGGCGGCGCTTGTAGGAGCGCGTGTGATGCTTTCAAGACTCCACAATACTGTTGTGAAGGTGCTTATGCTTCGCCGGCGACGTGCTCGCCGTCGGTGTACTCGCAGATGTTCAAGTCGGCGTGTCCAAAATCCTATAGCTATGCATATGACGATGTGACAAGTACATTCACATGTTCTAATGCCAATTACATCATCACATTTTGTCCTTCATCTCTGCCCaggtaa
- the LOC129872301 gene encoding probable transcription factor At3g04930, whose translation MASVENQHAVVYNDDDLDDDEDDEAQNEVAVDEDDDVDVDDEDDDSTSSPPAPVSNHSGAGEVTIAVVGVPAASDSFSHESKRQQINQFGVTPASTIVVEEKRPLPLDDSRKLFQRLWMDDDEIELLQGFLEYTTQRGGINSSSHHHHDTGAFYDQIKNKLQLDFNKNQLVEKLRRLKKKYRTVMSKMGSGKEFVFKSPHDQATFEISRKIWSNAGPIVVRSSGPPPPEDGGFDDEDSHHNLNNANFIDHSPNFNVNPNGIDVKTPKSRKRSRGGAINVEEKPGFIQQYYQPFGGGTNVILPPMAGPQASLIEETVRSCVSPIFKELLNNLNGSRCFGFGMALGPSPTPLGFGISTMSSDIKVDEKWRKQQILELEVYSKRLELIQDQIKAQLEELRSMTS comes from the coding sequence ATGGCTTCTGTAGAAAATCAGCACGCCGTCGTCTACAACGATGATGATCTCGACGATGACGAAGATGATGAAGCCCAGAACGAAGTCGCtgttgatgaagatgatgatgtAGACGTCGATGATGAGGACGACGATTCGACTTCCTCTCCTCCCGCGCCCGTTTCGAACCATTCCGGCGCCGGCGAGGTTACTATTGCCGTTGTCGGCGTCCCTGCTGCAAGTGATTCATTTTCTCATGAATCAAAACGACAGCAGATCAACCAATTCGGCGTTACTCCGGCCTCTACGATTGTTGTGGAAGAAAAGAGGCCGTTACCTTTGGATGATTCACGAAAGCTTTTTCAACGGCTGTGGATGGATGACGATGAGATTGAATTGTTACAGGGATTTCTGGAATACACGACACAGCGTGGTGGTATAAATTCATCATCGCATCACCATCATGATACAGGTGCGTTTTATGACCAAATTAAGAACAAGTTGCAGTTGGATTTCAACAAGAATCAATTAGTAGAGAAGTTGAGAAGATTGAAGAAGAAATATCGGACAGTGATGAGTAAGATGGGATCTGGTAAGGAATTTGTGTTTAAGAGCCCTCACGATCAAGCCACCTTCGAGATCTCTCGCAAGATCTGGAGCAATGCAGGACCCATTGTCGTCCGTAGCAGTGGTCCACCACCACCAGAAGATGGTGGATTTGATGATGAGGATTCACATCACAACCTTAACAACGCAAATTTCATCGATCACAGCCCTAACTTCAATGTTAACCCTAACGGGATTGACGTTAAAACTCCCAAGTCGAGAAAAAGGTCTCGAGGAGGAGCAATTAACGTTGAAGAAAAGCCCGGGTTTATTCAACAGTACTATCAGCCATTTGGTGGAGGAACAAATGTCATTCTTCCCCCGATGGCCGGCCCCCAGGCCAGTTTGATTGAGGAAACAGTGAGGAGCTGTGTATCACCCATTTTCAAGGAATTGTTAAACAATTTGAATGGTTCGAGATGTTTTGGGTTCGGAATGGCATTGGGTCCAAGCCCAACCCCTTTAGGATTTGGGATCAGTACAATGAGCTCTGATATCAAGGTGGATGAGAAATGGAGGAAGCAACAGATTCTAGAATTGGAAGTTTATTCTAAGAGATTAGAGCTTATTCAAGATCAAATAAAAGCACAGTTGGAGGAACTCAGATCCATGACCAGTTAG